One Candidatus Binataceae bacterium DNA window includes the following coding sequences:
- a CDS encoding iron-containing alcohol dehydrogenase: protein MSATAADFYFNNRLEAVLYGEGKVASLGRELERRGARRALIVTGKTLGRSRLLEQVKQACGNALAGAFTGTAQHVPSKTVLALADEARRLEADALVSFGGGSPNDCAKAAIMNVIKSGGREIILIAIPTTLSAGEFTPAGGITDEATMIKGGVADARLMARAVILDPVMTTETPAWLWASTAMRSLDHAVESSYSSRHQPFTDTLAARAIAMLDEHLMPSLKGGGDELEHRLQCQLAAWFSIFGMNNTRAGISHALGHQIGPRWNVPHGVTSCITLPHVMRFMAGVAPERFAPIAQGLGLRFDASNPKMAAQECADRVARFIGKFEVPNRLRDVGVAREEIGSIAETVLEEVKRSNTVGREVTTANLLEILEAAY from the coding sequence ATGAGCGCCACCGCCGCCGACTTCTATTTCAACAATCGCCTCGAAGCCGTTCTCTACGGCGAAGGCAAGGTTGCATCGCTTGGCCGCGAGCTCGAGCGGCGCGGCGCACGGCGCGCGCTGATCGTTACTGGCAAGACCCTCGGCCGCTCGCGCCTGCTCGAACAGGTCAAGCAGGCCTGCGGCAATGCACTCGCAGGAGCGTTCACCGGCACGGCTCAGCATGTGCCCTCGAAAACCGTGCTCGCGCTGGCCGACGAAGCGCGGCGGCTCGAGGCCGACGCGCTGGTCAGCTTCGGCGGCGGCAGCCCCAACGACTGCGCCAAGGCCGCGATCATGAACGTGATCAAGTCCGGCGGCCGCGAAATCATCCTGATCGCGATTCCGACCACGCTCTCGGCCGGAGAATTTACTCCCGCGGGCGGCATCACCGACGAGGCGACGATGATCAAGGGTGGTGTCGCCGACGCGCGCTTGATGGCCCGGGCCGTCATTCTCGACCCGGTCATGACGACGGAAACGCCGGCCTGGCTGTGGGCTTCGACCGCGATGCGCTCGCTCGACCACGCCGTGGAGAGCTCGTATTCGTCGCGGCATCAGCCGTTCACCGACACGCTGGCGGCGCGAGCGATCGCGATGCTCGATGAGCACCTGATGCCCTCGCTCAAAGGCGGCGGCGATGAACTCGAGCATCGCCTGCAATGCCAGCTCGCGGCGTGGTTTTCGATCTTCGGCATGAACAACACGCGCGCGGGAATCTCGCACGCGCTCGGCCATCAGATCGGTCCACGCTGGAACGTGCCGCATGGCGTCACGTCATGCATCACGCTGCCGCACGTGATGCGCTTCATGGCGGGCGTCGCACCCGAGCGTTTCGCGCCAATCGCACAGGGCCTCGGACTGCGCTTCGACGCGTCCAATCCAAAAATGGCGGCGCAGGAATGCGCCGATCGCGTCGCAAGGTTCATCGGCAAATTTGAAGTGCCAAATCGTCTGCGCGACGTCGGCGTGGCGCGCGAAGAAATCGGTTCGATCGCCGAAACCGTCCTCGAGGAAGTGAAACGTTCAAACACGGTGGGTCGCGAAGTAACGACCGCGAACCTGTTGGAAATCCTCGAAGCCGCATATTAA
- a CDS encoding GNAT family N-acetyltransferase — MIVRQLKRNEIEQVWSIDRSERIENIYKLQNGLLTLVPQPIDVRGWPPGEPEKYTPILRECFDRGGWLLGAFDRTNLAGAVVLDNQFIGPNNDQLQLEFLHISSSSRQQGLGRRLFDLAKATARERGARRLYISATPSENTVNFYLRRGCSIAKTPDPVLFAREPEDIHLECEL; from the coding sequence TTGATCGTCAGACAACTAAAGCGCAACGAAATCGAGCAGGTCTGGAGCATCGATCGCAGCGAGCGCATCGAAAACATCTACAAGCTCCAGAACGGCCTGCTCACGCTTGTGCCGCAACCGATCGATGTCCGCGGATGGCCACCCGGCGAACCCGAGAAATACACTCCGATTCTCCGCGAATGCTTCGACCGCGGAGGATGGCTCCTCGGTGCGTTCGACCGGACAAACCTGGCCGGCGCGGTCGTGCTTGACAACCAGTTTATCGGCCCGAACAACGATCAGCTGCAACTCGAGTTTCTTCACATAAGCAGTTCGTCTCGCCAGCAAGGATTGGGCCGCCGTCTGTTCGATCTCGCCAAAGCTACGGCTCGCGAGCGCGGAGCGCGGCGCCTCTACATTTCCGCGACGCCATCCGAGAACACGGTCAACTTCTATCTGCGCCGCGGATGCTCGATCGCGAAGACGCCCGATCCGGTGCTGTTCGCACGCGAACCCGAAGATATCCACCTCGAATGCGAACTTTGA